In one Candidatus Nomurabacteria bacterium genomic region, the following are encoded:
- a CDS encoding helix-turn-helix transcriptional regulator, whose amino-acid sequence MKESVVNTVSELRLSSGWTQQELAEKLDISRQTVIAIEKGNYTPSVLLALKVAKCFKKSVHDIFTIVYEK is encoded by the coding sequence ATGAAGGAGTCTGTTGTGAATACGGTAAGCGAGCTGAGACTCTCCAGTGGGTGGACTCAGCAAGAGCTAGCCGAAAAACTCGACATTAGTCGTCAAACCGTTATTGCGATCGAAAAGGGTAATTACACTCCTTCGGTCTTATTAGCATTAAAGGTTGCTAAATGTTTTAAGAAGTCTGTTCATGATATCTTTACTATTGTCTATGAAAAATAA
- a CDS encoding thioredoxin family protein, translated as MTKTFSGLMGLALLLVLAGAGCGLPGQDTPNNDTSVMQQDEAMMQEKDDSVMKETGDSMMKDESDAMKQDDAMKQDGVMKDESMMKEAEGVMMRKGTYEDYSADKLDLANDGKVVLFFKASWCPSCKAVDADIVSRLGDIPYNTTILKVDYDTATDLKKKYGVTYQHTFVQVDAQGNQITKWSGSPSLSDVVKNVK; from the coding sequence ATGACAAAAACATTTTCTGGTTTGATGGGTCTTGCTCTTCTATTGGTATTAGCAGGCGCTGGTTGCGGACTTCCTGGTCAAGATACACCTAACAATGATACCTCAGTCATGCAGCAGGATGAAGCGATGATGCAAGAAAAAGATGATAGCGTCATGAAAGAAACAGGTGATTCAATGATGAAAGATGAAAGTGATGCTATGAAGCAGGACGATGCCATGAAACAAGATGGTGTAATGAAGGATGAATCCATGATGAAAGAGGCAGAAGGCGTTATGATGCGCAAAGGTACCTATGAAGACTACTCAGCTGATAAACTCGATCTTGCAAATGATGGAAAAGTTGTCTTGTTTTTTAAGGCGAGCTGGTGCCCTTCGTGTAAAGCGGTAGATGCAGATATTGTGTCGCGCTTGGGTGATATCCCATACAACACAACGATTCTTAAAGTTGACTATGATACAGCCACAGATTTGAAAAAGAAGTATGGCGTAACCTATCAACATACCTTTGTTCAGGTTGATGCACAGGGCAATCAGATCACAAAATGGAGCGGTAGCCCTTCGCTAAGCGATGTCGTGAAAAACGTTAAATAA
- a CDS encoding redoxin family protein encodes MKNYPRYREIANPSGFVNTEPFQIADLIGKKVILVDFMTYSCINCIRTFPYLNDWNDKYKDQGLVIVGIHTPEFAFEKKRENVVEAMKKYGITFPVVMDNDYGTWNAYQNSYWPRKYLIDLDGNIVYDHIGEGQYEETEMKIQELLKVKAKVSDLDKSDVLNSRSPETYFGSARNRTLITSPTGVSGIANGVITKPLKLNALSLGGTWDIQPDFAVSSATQSQIAYRFDASEVYFVAASAEGQDVEVLLDGKSLTEQQAGEDIFFRDGKSYLRVQEERLYSLFRSTGKNESHDLELIVPEAGLEAYTFTFG; translated from the coding sequence ATGAAAAATTATCCTCGCTATCGTGAGATCGCGAATCCTTCAGGTTTTGTAAACACGGAACCCTTTCAGATCGCAGATCTCATTGGCAAGAAAGTGATTTTGGTTGATTTCATGACCTATAGTTGTATTAATTGCATTCGTACATTTCCGTATCTCAACGATTGGAATGACAAATACAAAGATCAGGGTTTGGTGATTGTAGGTATTCATACGCCAGAGTTTGCTTTTGAAAAGAAGCGTGAGAATGTGGTTGAGGCAATGAAAAAATACGGTATTACGTTTCCTGTTGTCATGGATAATGATTACGGTACGTGGAATGCCTATCAAAACAGCTATTGGCCGCGTAAGTATTTGATTGATTTAGACGGAAACATTGTCTATGACCATATCGGCGAAGGTCAGTACGAAGAAACAGAAATGAAGATCCAAGAATTACTAAAAGTAAAAGCGAAAGTAAGTGATCTTGATAAGAGTGATGTTCTTAATTCACGAAGTCCAGAAACGTATTTTGGATCAGCGCGTAATCGTACTCTCATTACATCGCCTACGGGTGTGAGTGGTATCGCAAATGGAGTTATTACGAAGCCTCTTAAGCTTAATGCCTTGTCGCTTGGTGGTACGTGGGATATCCAGCCGGATTTTGCCGTAAGTTCAGCAACGCAAAGTCAAATTGCTTATCGTTTTGATGCGTCAGAAGTTTATTTCGTCGCCGCAAGTGCCGAAGGACAAGATGTAGAAGTGTTACTTGATGGAAAGTCATTAACTGAACAACAAGCCGGTGAAGATATTTTCTTTCGTGATGGCAAAAGCTATCTTCGAGTACAAGAAGAACGTCTCTATTCACTCTTTCGTTCAACAGGTAAAAACGAGTCCCATGATCTTGAGCTCATTGTTCCAGAGGCGGGCCTAGAGGCGTATACCTTTACCTTCGGATAG
- a CDS encoding AAA family ATPase — translation MKLERTEAFEEALEQLHHGGAFTMITGRAGTGKSTLLQQFLLETPEFVPVLAPTGIAALNVGGQTIHRFFGFSPNVTPEKAKVEAKTRSSVGIFRKINLIIIDEISMVRADLMDCMDVFLRIARNDKRPFGGVRMVVVGDMYQLPPVVTTRDREAFGAVYPTPYFFSSQVMGQIFDAEAFCLIELTKIYRQKDERFIHLLNGIRHRSATKNDMQELNAVVGATLPKDAITLTTRNVDADTINTTRLKKLKGEEKSFDGLLNGDFERHETPTDSVLLLKKQARVMCIANDPLGRFVNGSLGWVEGFDTDEQGTSFVLVRLDDGQTVAVGPHTWSLYQSVLNDETKTIEQEAVGSFTQLPLRLAWAVTIHKSQGKTFDHVVVDFGQGAFASGQAYVALSRCRSLEGLSLTKPVTNRDVRLDEAVVQFMDYHRSVSVSE, via the coding sequence ATGAAACTCGAACGCACAGAAGCCTTTGAAGAAGCGCTTGAGCAATTGCATCACGGAGGAGCCTTTACCATGATTACCGGTCGAGCAGGGACGGGTAAAAGTACATTATTACAGCAATTTCTTTTAGAAACGCCTGAGTTTGTACCGGTACTTGCACCTACGGGGATCGCCGCATTAAACGTTGGCGGGCAAACGATCCATCGTTTTTTTGGATTTTCACCAAATGTCACCCCAGAGAAAGCTAAGGTAGAAGCAAAGACGCGTTCAAGTGTGGGGATATTTCGCAAAATCAATCTCATCATTATTGATGAGATCTCGATGGTGCGCGCCGATCTTATGGATTGTATGGACGTTTTTTTGCGAATAGCACGCAATGACAAGCGTCCTTTTGGTGGTGTTCGGATGGTTGTGGTGGGGGATATGTATCAGCTTCCACCCGTGGTAACCACACGAGATCGTGAAGCGTTTGGTGCTGTTTATCCAACGCCATACTTTTTTTCTTCACAAGTCATGGGACAGATTTTTGATGCCGAAGCGTTTTGTTTAATCGAACTTACAAAAATCTATCGCCAAAAAGATGAAAGATTTATTCATCTACTAAATGGTATTCGTCATCGTTCTGCTACAAAGAACGACATGCAAGAGCTCAATGCCGTAGTTGGAGCAACACTTCCCAAAGACGCGATTACACTCACTACACGCAATGTGGATGCGGACACCATCAACACAACGCGCTTAAAAAAACTCAAAGGTGAAGAGAAGTCGTTTGATGGTTTATTGAATGGTGATTTTGAACGCCATGAGACACCAACAGACTCAGTTTTGCTATTAAAAAAACAAGCGCGTGTGATGTGTATCGCAAATGATCCGCTTGGTCGTTTTGTAAACGGAAGCTTGGGCTGGGTCGAAGGTTTTGACACTGATGAGCAAGGCACATCTTTTGTGCTTGTAAGATTAGATGATGGTCAGACCGTGGCAGTAGGTCCACATACGTGGAGCCTCTATCAAAGCGTCCTCAATGATGAGACAAAAACTATCGAGCAAGAGGCTGTTGGGAGTTTTACACAATTACCATTGAGGTTGGCATGGGCAGTAACCATTCATAAAAGTCAGGGCAAAACCTTTGATCATGTGGTAGTGGATTTTGGACAAGGAGCTTTTGCTTCGGGGCAGGCCTATGTTGCGCTTAGTCGTTGTCGAAGTTTAGAGGGCTTGTCATTAACGAAGCCGGTTACAAATCGTGATGTGCGACTTGATGAAGCAGTGGTGCAGTTTATGGATTATCATCGCTCAGTATCAGTAAGTGAATAG